In one Lolium rigidum isolate FL_2022 chromosome 3, APGP_CSIRO_Lrig_0.1, whole genome shotgun sequence genomic region, the following are encoded:
- the LOC124700248 gene encoding SKP1-like protein 1: MAAEDKKMITLKSSDNEVFEVEEAVAMESQTIRHMIEDDCADNGIPLPNVNAKILSKVIEYCSKHVQAAKPAAADGAADGAPAPAPAEDLKNWDAEFVKVDQATLFDLILAANYLNIKGLLDLTCQTVADMIKGKTPEEIRKTFNIKNDFTAEEEEEIRRENQWAFE; this comes from the coding sequence ATGGCGGCCGAGGACAAGAAGATGATCACGCTCAAGTCCTCGGACAATGAGGTGTtcgaggtggaggaggcggtggcgatggagtcgCAGACGATCCGCCACATGATCGAGGACGACTGCGCCGACAACGGGATCCCGCTCCCCAACGTCAACGCCAAGATCCTCTCCAAGGTCATCGAGTACTGCAGCAAGCACGTTCAGGCGGCCAAGCCCGCGGCGGCCGATGGCGCGGCGGACGGCGCCCCCGCCCCGGCCCCAGCCGAGGACCTCAAGAACTGGGACGCTGAGTTCGTCAAGGTCGACCAGGCCACGCTCTTCGACCTCATCCTCGCCGCCAACTACCTCAACATCAAGGGCCTTCTCGACCTCACCTGCCAGACCGTCGCCGACATGATCAAGGGCAAGACCCCCGAGGAGATCCGCAAGACCTTCAACATCAAGAACGACTtcaccgccgaggaggaggaggagatccgcAGGGAGAACCAGTGGGCCTTCGAGTAA
- the LOC124700249 gene encoding SKP1-like protein 1 isoform X2 has protein sequence MCNAGKMITLKSNDGEEFEVEEAVAMGSQTIRHMIEDDCADNGIPLPNVNSKILSKVIEYCKKHVQLAAKPVADGASALSSTEDIKNWEAEFVNVDKATLFDLSLAANYLNIKGLLDLTCQTIADMIKGMTPEEIRKTFNIKNDFTAEEEEAVRRENQWAFE, from the exons ATGTGTAATGCTGGC AAGATGATCACGCTCAAGTCCAACGACGGGGAGGAGTtcgaggtggaggaggcggtggcgatgGGGTCGCAGACGATCCGCCACATGATCGAGGACGACTGCGCCGACAACGGGATCCCGCTCCCCAACGTCAACTCCAAGATCCTCTCCAAGGTAATTGAGTATTGCAAAAAGCACGTCCAGCTGGCGGCCAAGCCCGTGGCCGATGGCGCTTCTGCCCTGTCCTCCACGGAGGACATCAAGAATTGGGAGGCCGAGTTCGTCAACGTCGACAAGGCCACCCTCTTTGACCTTAGCCTCGCCGCCAACTACCTCAACATCAAGGGGCTGCTGGACCTCACCTGCCAGACCATCGCCGACATGATCAAGGGCATGACTCCGGAGGAGATCCGCAAGACCTTCAACATCAAGAACGACTTCaccgctgaggaggaggaggcggtccgCAGGGAGAACCAGTGGGCCTTTGAGTAA
- the LOC124700249 gene encoding SKP1-like protein 1 isoform X1, protein MAAEDPKKMITLKSNDGEEFEVEEAVAMGSQTIRHMIEDDCADNGIPLPNVNSKILSKVIEYCKKHVQLAAKPVADGASALSSTEDIKNWEAEFVNVDKATLFDLSLAANYLNIKGLLDLTCQTIADMIKGMTPEEIRKTFNIKNDFTAEEEEAVRRENQWAFE, encoded by the coding sequence ATGGCGGCCGAGGACCCAAAGAAGATGATCACGCTCAAGTCCAACGACGGGGAGGAGTtcgaggtggaggaggcggtggcgatgGGGTCGCAGACGATCCGCCACATGATCGAGGACGACTGCGCCGACAACGGGATCCCGCTCCCCAACGTCAACTCCAAGATCCTCTCCAAGGTAATTGAGTATTGCAAAAAGCACGTCCAGCTGGCGGCCAAGCCCGTGGCCGATGGCGCTTCTGCCCTGTCCTCCACGGAGGACATCAAGAATTGGGAGGCCGAGTTCGTCAACGTCGACAAGGCCACCCTCTTTGACCTTAGCCTCGCCGCCAACTACCTCAACATCAAGGGGCTGCTGGACCTCACCTGCCAGACCATCGCCGACATGATCAAGGGCATGACTCCGGAGGAGATCCGCAAGACCTTCAACATCAAGAACGACTTCaccgctgaggaggaggaggcggtccgCAGGGAGAACCAGTGGGCCTTTGAGTAA